Part of the Cyanobacterium sp. T60_A2020_053 genome is shown below.
TCCTGTCATAAAACTTTTTCCTTCATTATAAATCATCTCATAAAAATGCAACGCCAATCATTTAGTATTTGTCATTAACTTGAAAATTCCCACTATTTCTACTTCAGATAAAATAGATTTTTTTGATAAAGACTCCCAAATATAAACCCTTGTTATAATTTAACCAAGACTGTAATCAAAATATCAAAACCATAAATATTATGAATGCTTATAAAAAATATATGACCATTGATAATCCTCAACAATTAGTATTATCTGACTTACCATTTGTACAAGGGCAAAGAGTCGAGATTATTATTTTAAGTGAAGAAAGTAATCAAACTAATCCTGAATTAGAGGAATTGCGACGAAAAATTGATAGTGCTACAGAGCAAATTTTAGTGGGGAATGTAACTGATGGAGAGTTAGTATTTGAGCAGTTACAAACCAGATTAGAAAATGAGTATGGATTGGAGTAATGGCAAATTATCAATTTTCAGAAGATGCAGTTAAAGATATTAATGAAATTTGCGACTATATTGCCAAAGAAAATCCTACTTCAGCTAGTAATTTATTTGATGCTGTCCGACAAAAATGTAAATTAGTGGCTAATTTTCCGAAAATGGGAAAGTCTTATGAACAGATTAGACCAAATTTAAAAGGATTTTTCGT
Proteins encoded:
- a CDS encoding type II toxin-antitoxin system RelE/ParE family toxin, with the protein product MANYQFSEDAVKDINEICDYIAKENPTSASNLFDAVRQKCKLVANFPKMGKSYEQIRPNLKGFFVGDYIIFYYAYDDGIFILRIISGYRNLDILFNENNNL